CGACGGGCTGCCGATGGACGACGTCGACCGCGGCGAGGCCGTCGTTCCGGATGGCGGTGGTGGTGATGCCTGAGGACGCCTACAGCTACACGGTCAAGCTGAAGCGCTCTGGCGGGCGCGACGGCCAGGACGTCCAGAAGTGCAAGGTCTCCGCGCCGGACATCGAGACGCTTCGCGAGCGGGTCAACAACGTCCGCGAGGAGATGGCGGGCTGGGCCGACGACTACCGCAACATCCAGCCCGGCGAGGGCCACCAGCTCCCCGACGACCAGAGCGACCTGTCGGAGGTGTCGGCGTGAGCGAGACGATACACGCCGACTGCAACCGGTGCGACCGTGAAACCCGCCACTCGCCGGACCCGGAGACCTCCTCGCTCGTCGGAGTCGAGGTGATCCGGTGCAACGGGTGCGGCCAGACGCAACGGAGGGCGACGGCGTGACGGAGGCGCCGGACCTCTCGCCCCGTGAGGCCCGCGACCGGTGGCTCGACAAGCTCCGGGTTCAGCTCCGTGAGCAGACGGTCTCGACGTACAAGTACCGCCTCAAGCTGTTCGTGGAGTGGTGCGAGTCTGAGGGGTACGAGTCCATGCGGGACCTCTCGGGCTGGGACATCGAGTCCTACGAGGCACACCGCCGGTCGGCGGAGCCGAAGACGATCTCACTGAAAAACGAGATGCAGACGCTCCGGCGCTGGTTCGAGTACCTCGCCAGTATCGGAGTGGTTGAGGACAGCCTCGCCGACAGCGTGATCGTTCCCGACGTGCCCCAGGACCACCAGAGTAACGACGCGCGGCTTGACCACCACGAGGCCACCGCGCTGTTGTCCTACTACCGGGAGACGCCGGCACAGTACGGGACCCGCAACCATGTCCTGCTCGAACTCGCCTGGCACACCGGCGCTCGTATCGGTGGCCTCCGGTCGCTCGACGTGCGTGACGTTCGGTGTCACGAGTTCGAGAACGAACGGGACCCGGCCTACTACGTCGAGTTCCGGAATCGCCCGGAGGAGGGCACACCGTTGAAGAACGGACCCAGCGCCAGCCGGCCGGTCGCGCTGTTGCCGGAGGTGTACGCCGTCGTCGATCACTACCTCGAGGAGCGACGCCCGGACAAGACCGACGACTACGGCCGGCAGCCGTTGCTGGTGTCCCAGCGTGGTCGACCGTCGCCGGGGACCATCCGCGACTGGATGTATCTCGCGACCCTGCCGTGCAACTACGGGCCGTGTCCGCACGAGAAAGAGCCCGAGACGTGTGATTACACTCGGTACAGCCACGCGAGTAAGTGCCCGTCGTCGCGGAGTCCGCATAAGGTGCGGACGGGCGCGATCACGTGGATGCGCAACCGCGGCGTGCCGGTCGAAGTGGTCGCCGAGCGGGTGAACGCGAGTGTCGAGGTCATCCAGAAGCACTACGACGTCGAGGACCCGCTGGAGGAGATGCTAAACCGCCGCGCTTCGTTCGTGAGTGACCTGTCTATCGACCCTGAGGACACCGAATCATGACGCACAACCCACCATCGCCAGACTGCCGTATCGCCATCGAACCAGGACCAGAGGGACCAACCCAGATAAATTCCGGGCGGTCCCATCCTCTCAAGTACCGAAATCGGTCGAATAGACATACGAACATCGGTAGTGCCGTCCCCGACCGGAGGTGGTTCAGGTGAGCCAGACGCTCACCTTGAAGCCGCCGGTCTGCGAGTTCTGCGGGTGCTTCATCGCCTGAGCGACGGACTGATCAAACGAACCGACTGCCGTTGCCCTCGAAATCCCAAGCAATCTGGTCCAACTGCTGCTCGAGATCTTCGAGCGTCGCCGCAGTATCGGGGAGGGCCTTTGACCGCTCCCGATCGCGTTCGCCGAGCTTCTGATCGACCCGCGTCTGCACACGCGACACCACCGACTCGATCTCCTGGATTAGCCGCTGCTGCTGTTTTTAGTTCTCTCTCCGTTCGAGAGACGCTGAGGGCACTGTTAGCTCAGTTTGAGGCCACTACATCGCGGTTCATCGGAACTGGGGAAATTCAGATATCGTGGCCGTAGCGGTCGTGCGCTTCGTCGATCGGGAGGACGTCCAGGACCTTGATCTGTTTCTCATCCTCGTGGATGTCGTAGAATGCGGTGAACGTTCGGCTGATGTGGAGGCGGTATACCTCCTCACCGTCGACGGTGAGCTGTTCGCGGTCACCAGCACCCGCGCCCGGCCGGGGGTACGGGTCCTCGACGAGTTTCATCAGGTTGTCCTTGCAGATCCGCTCACTCTTGTCATCGAGATCCTCGATGAAGGCCCGTGCATCCGTCTCTACCAGTAGGTCGTACTCACTCATTGGATCGCCTCGAAGAAGTGAGCGGCGCTACCAGTCGTCGGCGTCCTCGATCTTGACGAACTCGCCGCTCTCGCGCTTCTCGCGAATGTGGTCCGCGAGCCGCTTTTTCTTTTTCTCGTCGACCAGCTCCGCTATCAGCTCGTCGAACGTTTGCCCTGCGTCTTTCAGTTCGTGGAGTTCTTCCCATCGTTCCTCTGTGACTGGGATTCGCTTGTCTGCCTTGCTCAAGTTGTATATTTGTGGGTTGCCAGTACGGGGGGTTGTCCCCGTCGCCGTGCCATCGTCACACGCTCCACCCTCTCCCCTGGCGGTTTTTTGCCGCCTGAAGGGGGAGCCCCTGTCGGACCAGATCTTGTTGTTCTCTGGCCTTTGGGGTTGGTGTTTGCCCGGTTTGGTTCGCCGATCTTCGTGTTTAGCAGCCGGTGCTGCCAGGGTGTATAATCCTTACAACTCGTACAACTTTAACATTGTGGTAGCAAGTAGACCAACATTGGCCGTGACCGCTATAGGTCATGAGTCGAGATCCTGTCGATTCGCGATATACACACTTGCCGTCGGGAGACGTGTGGATACTCGCCTGACTCGACCGACTGTCCGCGGCGGCCGAAACTGTCTGGCAGGCGAATCAGCAGGCGTTTATCAGTGGGGCGGGCTCCAGTGACCCGCTCTGACAGCGTTTTACGCCCTTGTGGTCACGGTCAGCGGGTATGTGAACCCGAGAAGACTGGAACACGCGCACGGAACCAGAACAAGGGAACAAACTGCTGACTTCTGGGAATGGAATACGACCACAGCGCTGACGCTCTGGCAGAATATGGGTTGAAGTCCACACTGGTCGGCTCTGGACGGGGCTTCGACCGCTCTCGGACTGGGCAATCTACACTCGTTCGGGGCCGTTCACTCCTCGATCTTCTCGACGATCTCGTCGGCCAGGTCGCGTGCGTCGTCCTCGCCGTCGGCCACGTCGATGGGGATCAGGACGCTCTGGACGAGCCAGTCCTCGTCGCCCTGCCGGTCGCCGGTGCGGACCTCGCTGTCCTCGGCCACCGATTCGGCGGGCGTTTCGGCCCAGTCGGGCGTCCGGATCTCGTCGAACTCGTCGGGGTCGCGGTAGCGGACGTGGAAGTAGTCCTCGCCCGACTCCACGTCTGAGATCTCGGGGGTCTGTGCCATACGGTAGCTCGGCCGCGCTCGCGCTTGAACGGACTGCCGGCAGGTGCAGGGCGGAGCACTGAACCCGCTCGGGCCCCTGCGTGCCATATGACCGAAACAGCCGAGACTCGACCGGTCGATCTGGCCGACGCGGCGGAACTGGACGCCTTCGTGGCCGAGCACGACCGCGCCCTCGTGGAGTTCTACACCGACGGCTGCACGATCTGTCAGAGCATGGAGCCGGTGCTGGGCAACGTCGCACGAGCGACCGACGTGGCGGTCGGGCTTGTCAACCCACGCGACGATCCACCGCTGATCGAGCGGTTTCAGGTGCAGAGCGTCCCGCTTCTGGTCCGCTTCGAGGACGGCGAGCCGGTGGCGCGGAAAGCCGAGGGATTCGTCGGGGCCGACGAACTGGAGGCCTTCGCCGAGGGGTGATCACTCGTCGAGGAGCCGTTGCACCGTCTCCAGACGCTCGACCGCGACGGCGGACGCGCGCAGGTGGACTTTCGCGTCGGCGAGGGCGGCGTCGCGGTCCTCGCGGTCGCCGCGCGAGCCAGCGTCCGCAGCGGTCTCGAGGTCCACGGCCGCGAGCACGAGCGCGTCCGTGACGTCGGTCAGGTCCGTGACGGCCGTCGCCATCGGGTCGGGAGCGTCGACCTGTGAGAGGCCGTCGGTCACGGGTTCGAGGCGGTCCCGCGCGGTCGAGAACTCCCGGCGGGCCTCGAGGTACTGGTCGTTGCGGTAGGCGCTGCCGGCGCTGCGGAACGCGTCGAACCCGCGCTTGGTGCCACCGAGCAGGTCGGGGAGTCGCTCGAAGGCCGTCACGCCCTGCTCGAGTTGCGCGACCTTCGCGTCGAAGGTTTCGACGTCCAGCGGGTCGAACGCGGTGGCGTCCTCGACGGTCGCCTCGGCCGCGATGGCGTCCAGGTGTTCGGTGGCCGCGGTCTGGGCCTCGCGCATTCGACCGAGCGCGTTGGGGACGAACCCGCTCCGTTCGGAGTAGAGCTGGTCGACGACGGTCTCGAACTCCTCGTAGGCCTCCCCGAGGTCGACGTGGCAACGGACGCTCTGCTCGAGAAAGTGGGCGACGCCACGGAGGCCGCGTGCGGCTTCGATCTGCTCGCCGCTCGCCCGTCGCGGCAGGTCGTCGAGCGTCTCCCGAGCCCGACTCGCCGGTCCGGTCACCTGGGTGAAGGAGACCTGCGTCGCGACGGTGACGTCCAGGAGCGTGGCGTCTTCGGCCCCGGCGAAGGCGACGAAGTTGGTGTAGGCCTCCCCGAGCTGCTCGCGGGCCGTCGCGATCACCTGTGCCCCTTCGCGCTCGGCTCTGGAGGGCGTGTCCGTCTGTGGGTCTTCGGTCTCCGTCGGTTCGGCGCTGGTCGTCGCCCCATCCGTCTCGGTCGGGACAGCCTCTGGCGAGGCCTCGGGATTCTCGGGGGCGGTCTCTGTGTCCGTCTCTTCGGGATCGAGTACCGGGATGGACTCCGAGCAGCCGGCCGAGAGGGCGATGCCGGCGGTCGCGAGGAGGGTACGGCGGCGCATGCTCTGGGTGACGTGTCGACGTCGTGTTAACTCTATCCCTCCGTCAGCCGTCGGCCGCGGGGCCGCCCCCCCTCGGCTTCCACTGGAGACACTTCCACCCCGGGTTGCGAACCTTCTTAGGCGAGTGGGCACAACGCAGTCACGACAGATGGCGCGCGCGGAGGATACGGAAGTGATCGATCTCTTCGAGGAGTTCTACCGCAACTACTACCGCAACGAGATCGGCGAGCTCGCCCAGAAGTACCCCAACGAACAGAAATCTCTCTACGTCGACTGGCAGGAACTCTACCGGTTCGACCCGGACCTGGCCCAGGACTTTCGCAACCACCCCGCCCAGTTCCAGGACTACGCCGAAGAGGCCCTGCGACTCTACGACTTACCCGTCGACGTCAAACTCGGCCAGGCCCACGTCCGCGTCGAGAACCTCCCCGAGAGCACCGACATCCGGGAGATCCGCGCCGACCACCGCGGCAAACTCATCTCCGTCCAGGGCATCGTCCGGAAGGCCACCGACGTCCGGCCGAAGGTGACCACCGCCGCCTTCGAGTGCCAGCGCTGTGGCACCCTCACCCGCATCCCCCAGACGGCCGGCGACTTCCAGGAACCCCACGAGTGCCAGGGCTGTGAACGCCAGGGCCCGTTCCGAATCAACTACGACCAGTCGGAGTTCGTCGACGCCCAGAAGCTCCGGGTCCAGGAGAGCCCGGAGGGCCTGCGCGGCGGCGAGACGCCACAGAGCATCGACGTCAACATCGAGGACGACATCACCGGCGAGGTGACCGCGGGCGACCACGTCCGCGTCAGCGGCGAACTCAACCTCGACCAGCAGGGGAGCCAGCAGGAGAAATCGCCCATGTTCGACGTCTACATGGACGGCTCCTCGGTCACCATCGAGGACGAGCAGTTC
Above is a genomic segment from Halorientalis sp. LT38 containing:
- a CDS encoding DUF7389 domain-containing protein is translated as MPEDAYSYTVKLKRSGGRDGQDVQKCKVSAPDIETLRERVNNVREEMAGWADDYRNIQPGEGHQLPDDQSDLSEVSA
- a CDS encoding tyrosine-type recombinase/integrase, with amino-acid sequence MQRVRPDATEGDGVTEAPDLSPREARDRWLDKLRVQLREQTVSTYKYRLKLFVEWCESEGYESMRDLSGWDIESYEAHRRSAEPKTISLKNEMQTLRRWFEYLASIGVVEDSLADSVIVPDVPQDHQSNDARLDHHEATALLSYYRETPAQYGTRNHVLLELAWHTGARIGGLRSLDVRDVRCHEFENERDPAYYVEFRNRPEEGTPLKNGPSASRPVALLPEVYAVVDHYLEERRPDKTDDYGRQPLLVSQRGRPSPGTIRDWMYLATLPCNYGPCPHEKEPETCDYTRYSHASKCPSSRSPHKVRTGAITWMRNRGVPVEVVAERVNASVEVIQKHYDVEDPLEEMLNRRASFVSDLSIDPEDTES
- a CDS encoding type II toxin-antitoxin system RelE/ParE family toxin, producing MSEYDLLVETDARAFIEDLDDKSERICKDNLMKLVEDPYPRPGAGAGDREQLTVDGEEVYRLHISRTFTAFYDIHEDEKQIKVLDVLPIDEAHDRYGHDI
- a CDS encoding thioredoxin family protein; this encodes MTETAETRPVDLADAAELDAFVAEHDRALVEFYTDGCTICQSMEPVLGNVARATDVAVGLVNPRDDPPLIERFQVQSVPLLVRFEDGEPVARKAEGFVGADELEAFAEG